The following are from one region of the Primulina eburnea isolate SZY01 chromosome 17, ASM2296580v1, whole genome shotgun sequence genome:
- the LOC140818451 gene encoding putative kinase-like protein TMKL1 codes for MAALKLLLMFCISILLTLTESTSDVELLLQKIKPSLQGTGENLLLQSWNTTVPLCQWRGLKWAFTNGSSLLCTDLSSPQWTSVALYKDPFLHLVSLQLPSANLSGTIPREIGEFTNLQSLYLSVNSISGVIPLELGYSSSLSDIDLSYNLLRGSLPTSIWNLCDRLDFLRLHGNALSGSLPEPALPDATCKNLQFLDLGKNVFTGSFPQFVTGFLGLKLLDLGDNMFSGGIPEGVTGLKLEKLNLSHNNFTGVLPNFGGSKFGVEVFEGNGPGLCGPPLRKCGGSSGLSSGAIAGIVIGLMTGTVVLVSLLIGYFQGKRRNLDEEDEEFDDGEDEEIGNGGDAGGDGKLVLFQGGEHLTLEDVLNATGQVMEKTSYGTVYKAKLADGGTIALRLLREGSCEDKSSCLPVIKQLGRVRHENLIPLRAFYQGKRGEKLLIYDYLPNKTLSDLLHESRVGKPALNWARRHKIALGIARGLSHLHGLETPVTHGNVRSKTVLVDDFFVARLNEFGLEKIMVAAVSDEIVALAKADGYKPPELQKMKKCNSRTDVFAFGILLLEILLGKKPGKNARNGDFVDLPSLVKVAVLEETTMEVFDVELLKGVRNPMEEGLVQALKLAMGCCAPVSTVRPTMEEVVRQLEENRPRTRSALFSPAETRSGSVTPF; via the exons ATGGCGGCTCTGAAGCTTCTTCTCATGTTCTGCATTTCGATTCTCCTCACTCTCACTGAGTCTACTTCAGATGTCGAGTTGCTTTTGCAGAAGATTAAGCCTTCACTGCAAGGAACTGGAGAGAACTTGCTGTTACAATCTTGGAATACCACTGTTCCGCTCTGCCAGTGGAGAGGCCTCAAATGGGCTTTTACCAACGGTTCTTCTTTACTTTGCACAGACCTCTCTTCACCACAATGGACTAGTGTTGCATTATACAAAGACCCTTTTCTGCATCTAGTTTCCCTTCAGCTTCCATCTGCTAATCTCTCTGGTACTATTCCTAGGGAGATTGGGGAGTTTACGAATCTACAAAGTTTATATCTTAGTGTGAATTCAATATCTGGGGTCATCCCGTTAGAGCTTGGTTACAGTTCTTCTCTGTCGGATATTGATTTGAGTTACAATTTGCTCAGAGGGTCATTGCCAACCTCGATTTGGAACCTGTGTGACCGCCTCGATTTTCTTAGGCTTCATGGTAATGCTCTCTCCGGTTCTCTGCCGGAGCCTGCATTGCCTGATGCCACTTGCAAGAACTTGCAGTTTCTTGATTTGGGGAAGAATGTGTTTACTGGGAGTTTCCCACAGTTCGTTACTGGTTTTCTTGGGCTTAAACTGCTTGATCTTGGGGACAATATGTTTTCTGGTGGAATTCCAGAGGGTGTGACTGGGCTAAAGCTGGAAAAATTGAATCTTTCTCACAATAATTTCACAGGGGTTTTGCCAAACTTTGGGGGATCGAAGTTTGGTGTGGAGGTTTTTGAAGGGAACGGTCCAGGTCTTTGTGGGCCACCTCTGAGGAAATGTGGTGGAAGCTCAGGATTGAGTTCTGGTGCAATAGCTGGGATAGTTATTGGTTTGATGACCGGTACCGTGGTGTTGGTTTCGTTGTTGATTGGATATTTTCAAGGAAAGAGAAGGAATTTGGATGAAGAGGATGAGGAGTTTGACGATGGGGAGGATGAAGAAATTGGCAATGGCGGTGATGCTGGCGGTGATGGAAAATTGGTTTTGTTTCAGGGTGGTGAGCATTTAACTTTGGAAGATGTGTTGAATGCTACAGGGCAAGTAATGGAGAAGACAAGTTATGGGACAGTGTACAAGGCCAAGTTAGCAGATGGAGGAACAATTGCTTTAAGGTTGTTGAGAGAAGGGAGTTGTGAAGATAAGAGTTCTTGTTTGCCGGTGATCAAGCAGTTGGGGCGGGTTCGACACGAGAATTTGATTCCTTTGAGAGCTTTCTATCAGGGGAAAAGAGGGGAGAAGCTTCTCATTTATGATTATCTGCCTAACAAAACCCTTTCTGATCTCCTACATG AATCTAGGGTAGGGAAGCCGGCCCTAAATTGGGCTAGGAGACACAAGATTGCACTGGGAATCGCCAGAGGATTAAGTCATCTTCATGGCCTCGAAACACCAGTAACTCATGGCAATGTGAGATCGAAAACTGTTCTGGTAGATGACTTCTTCGTGGCGAGGCTTAACGAGTTTGGACTGGAAAAGATAATGGTTGCAGCTGTGTCAGATGAGATAGTAGCACTAGCTAAAGCAGATGGTTACAAGCCACCAGAACTCCAGAAGATGAAGAAATGCAATTCAAGAACCGATGTTTTTGCATTTGGGATACTACTTCTCgagattttgttgggaaaaaaGCCAGGGAAGAATGCAAGAAACGGTGATTTTGTCGACTTACCTTCACTAGTGAAAGTAGCAGTTTTGGAAGAAACGACCATGGAGGTTTTCGATGTGGAACTCTTAAAGGGTGTGAGAAATCCGATGGAAGAAGGGTTGGTTCAGGCGTTGAAGCTTGCGATGGGATGCTGCGCTCCCGTTTCCACTGTTAGGCCTACGATGGAAGAGGTCGTGAGGCAGTTAGAGGAGAACAGACCGAGGACTCGGTCTGCTTTGTTCAGCCCGGCAGAAACTAGAAGTGGGAGCGTTACTCCCTTCTGA